One region of Lysobacter silvisoli genomic DNA includes:
- a CDS encoding DUF2798 domain-containing protein — protein MLTARQARLAYLPLMMIAMSALIALAAIVFRQGLAQGAEEAWMLAWILAFTVALPTAMLVLPAVSAVLRHYTRNEIIPLMGEKIPGAGQ, from the coding sequence ATGTTGACCGCGCGCCAAGCCCGCCTCGCCTACCTGCCGCTGATGATGATAGCGATGTCAGCCTTGATCGCGCTGGCCGCCATCGTGTTCCGCCAGGGCCTGGCCCAGGGCGCGGAAGAGGCCTGGATGCTGGCCTGGATCCTGGCCTTCACCGTGGCCCTGCCCACCGCCATGCTGGTGTTGCCGGCGGTGAGCGCGGTGCTGAGGCACTACACCCGAAATGAAATAATCCCGCTGATGGGAGAAAAAATCCCGGGAGCGGGACAATGA
- the recC gene encoding exodeoxyribonuclease V subunit gamma: MPGRSDFRLYYSNALDVLAGLLADELRRPAPGQAALAPDTVLIPQVAMRRWLQAGLAQTYGIAANLEFLTPGEFVQRALDANVPGAEDDVGADALRWRLYAELSQPAQLRDPALAPLRGYLAGDDPLKSWSLAGELAAVFEKYQAWRRDWLIAWDRGQDRYDAQAALWRRVAGGRRYRALRIEDYLARHGGDDTPPPQGLPPRLFAFATVNVSPDVLRVIATQARAGTLHFYLPTPTRKYWGDVAAHARRWRPGEADPQADDNPLLRAWGAAGGDFIAVLGGYEVVHPSGEIEAYADPEADPADEPARDRLLRRLQRDLLHRRAAPAAPWRAQVERDDPSLQVHACHTRLREVQVLHDQLRGLLEDPRFDPPLQPREIAVLAPDIDPYAPHIAAVFGGLAGRPGYIPYALADVSPLAAEPLADVFLRLLALPISRFGLSEVLDLLATPAIADGAGLDAPAIERLHAWLHEAGVRWGLDDRHRARHDAPADDAYTWRFALDRLLLGHAGGDDAEPIAGVAPYSELEGSALDALDALLRLLRVLARYERALAEALTPAQWRERLSALLQALLPRRPRESADQRTLERLRIALDAFAREAEQAGFDAPVPAEVVRAHFRAVLTDADTRAPLLTGGVSFGRMVPMRLIPFRAICLLGMNDGDYPRRDPAGGLNRLAAELGTRARRAGDRSLREDDRFLFLQLFAAAGEVLYLSYLGADPRDGSERAPSPLVAELLDAAARYHADADAARAALIVHEPLQPFAPAAFGAGDEPGDGDEPRRYSYREQWRPAAQAGAEPRREIGAWVDAPLPPAPEPQRLALAELRAFLRDPPQAFLRQRLQLRLPEAEDGAGAQADVEPLLLPRAGLQRHQLQTAVFEALLADAGAAPAQLQQRLRAQALLPSGALGRRQLDALLAQVRPYADAFARWRGVEAPQSRAFELNLGATVLHGRIEELYPAGLARLRFGTLHGPAQIAHGLDWLVLSALADARPLVQFAQDGADVGPALRAPVAPAQAAAALRGLLRLRAHGLREPLPFLPRAGWDWYAAQAGGRDGWYAAAQRWHGGSHAWGEGEAGAARLALRGRDPFADAERGDEFRAIASLVFDAVVLGRSDEDAQ, encoded by the coding sequence GCCAACCTGGAATTCCTGACCCCGGGCGAATTCGTCCAGCGCGCGCTCGACGCCAACGTGCCCGGTGCCGAGGACGACGTGGGCGCCGACGCGCTGCGCTGGCGTCTTTACGCCGAGCTCTCGCAGCCGGCGCAGCTGCGCGACCCGGCGCTGGCGCCGCTGCGCGGCTACCTGGCCGGCGACGATCCGCTCAAGTCCTGGTCGTTGGCCGGCGAGCTGGCGGCGGTGTTCGAGAAGTACCAGGCCTGGCGCCGCGACTGGCTGATCGCCTGGGACCGCGGCCAGGACCGCTACGACGCCCAGGCCGCGCTGTGGCGCCGCGTCGCCGGCGGCCGCCGCTACCGCGCGCTGCGCATCGAGGATTACCTGGCGCGCCACGGCGGCGACGACACGCCGCCGCCGCAGGGGCTGCCGCCGCGGCTGTTCGCCTTCGCCACGGTCAACGTGTCGCCCGACGTGCTGCGGGTGATCGCCACCCAGGCACGCGCCGGCACCCTGCATTTCTATCTGCCCACGCCCACGCGCAAGTACTGGGGCGACGTGGCCGCGCATGCGCGGCGCTGGCGCCCGGGCGAGGCCGACCCGCAGGCCGACGACAACCCGCTGCTGCGCGCCTGGGGCGCGGCCGGCGGCGACTTCATCGCCGTGCTCGGCGGTTACGAAGTGGTCCACCCCTCCGGCGAGATCGAGGCCTACGCCGACCCCGAGGCCGATCCGGCCGACGAGCCCGCGCGCGACCGCCTGCTGCGCCGACTGCAGCGCGACCTGCTGCACCGGCGCGCCGCGCCGGCCGCGCCGTGGCGCGCGCAGGTCGAGCGCGACGATCCCAGCCTGCAGGTGCACGCCTGCCACACCCGCCTGCGCGAAGTGCAGGTGCTGCACGACCAGCTGCGCGGCCTGCTCGAAGACCCGCGCTTCGATCCGCCGCTGCAGCCACGCGAGATCGCGGTGCTGGCGCCGGACATCGATCCCTATGCGCCGCACATCGCCGCGGTGTTCGGCGGGCTGGCCGGGCGGCCGGGCTACATTCCCTATGCCCTGGCCGATGTCAGCCCCCTCGCCGCCGAGCCGCTGGCCGACGTGTTCCTGCGCCTGCTGGCGTTGCCGATCTCGCGCTTCGGCCTGAGCGAAGTGCTGGATCTGCTGGCCACTCCCGCCATCGCCGACGGCGCCGGCCTGGACGCGCCGGCGATCGAGCGCCTGCACGCCTGGCTGCACGAGGCCGGCGTGCGCTGGGGCCTGGACGACAGGCACCGCGCGCGCCACGACGCGCCCGCCGACGACGCCTACACCTGGCGCTTCGCCCTGGACCGGCTGCTGCTGGGCCATGCCGGCGGCGACGACGCCGAGCCCATCGCCGGCGTCGCGCCCTACAGCGAACTGGAAGGCAGCGCGCTGGATGCGCTGGATGCCTTGCTGCGTCTGCTGCGCGTGCTCGCACGTTACGAACGCGCGCTGGCCGAGGCGCTGACGCCCGCGCAATGGCGCGAGCGCCTGTCGGCGCTGTTGCAGGCACTGCTGCCGCGGCGCCCGCGCGAGTCCGCCGACCAGCGCACCCTGGAACGCCTGCGCATCGCCCTGGACGCGTTCGCGCGCGAGGCCGAGCAGGCCGGCTTCGACGCGCCGGTGCCGGCCGAAGTGGTGCGCGCGCATTTCCGCGCGGTGCTGACCGACGCCGACACCCGCGCGCCGCTGCTCACCGGCGGCGTCAGCTTCGGCCGCATGGTGCCGATGCGCTTGATTCCGTTCCGCGCGATCTGCCTGCTGGGCATGAACGACGGCGACTACCCGCGCCGCGATCCGGCCGGCGGCCTCAACCGCCTAGCCGCCGAGCTGGGCACGCGCGCGCGCCGCGCCGGCGACCGTTCGTTGCGCGAAGACGACCGCTTCCTGTTCCTGCAACTGTTCGCCGCCGCCGGCGAAGTGCTGTACCTGAGCTACCTGGGCGCCGACCCGCGCGACGGCAGCGAACGCGCGCCTTCGCCGCTGGTGGCCGAACTGCTGGACGCCGCCGCGCGTTACCACGCCGACGCCGACGCCGCGCGCGCGGCCCTGATCGTGCACGAGCCGCTGCAGCCGTTCGCGCCGGCCGCGTTCGGCGCCGGCGATGAACCCGGCGACGGCGACGAGCCGCGCCGCTACAGCTACCGCGAGCAATGGCGCCCGGCGGCGCAGGCCGGCGCCGAACCGCGGCGCGAGATCGGCGCCTGGGTGGACGCGCCCTTGCCGCCCGCGCCGGAACCGCAGCGCCTGGCCCTGGCCGAGCTGCGCGCGTTCCTGCGCGATCCGCCGCAGGCCTTCCTGCGCCAGCGCCTGCAGCTGCGTTTGCCCGAGGCCGAGGACGGCGCGGGCGCGCAGGCCGATGTCGAACCGTTGCTGTTGCCGCGCGCCGGCCTGCAACGTCATCAACTGCAGACCGCCGTGTTCGAGGCGCTGCTCGCCGACGCGGGCGCGGCACCGGCGCAACTGCAGCAGCGATTGCGCGCGCAGGCGTTGCTGCCCAGCGGCGCGCTGGGGCGGCGCCAACTCGATGCCTTGCTGGCGCAGGTGCGGCCCTATGCCGATGCGTTCGCGCGCTGGCGCGGGGTCGAGGCGCCACAGTCGCGCGCGTTCGAGCTGAACCTGGGCGCGACCGTGCTGCACGGTCGCATCGAGGAGCTGTATCCGGCCGGCCTGGCGCGGCTGCGCTTCGGCACACTGCACGGTCCGGCGCAGATCGCCCACGGCCTGGACTGGCTGGTGCTGTCGGCGCTGGCCGACGCAAGGCCGCTGGTGCAGTTCGCCCAGGACGGCGCCGACGTGGGCCCGGCCCTGCGCGCGCCGGTCGCGCCCGCGCAAGCCGCGGCGGCGCTGCGCGGCCTGCTGCGCCTGCGCGCGCACGGTCTGCGCGAACCGCTGCCGTTCCTGCCGCGCGCCGGCTGGGACTGGTATGCCGCCCAGGCCGGAGGCCGCGACGGCTGGTACGCGGCGGCGCAACGTTGGCACGGCGGCAGCCACGCCTGGGGCGAGGGCGAAGCCGGCGCCGCGCGCCTGGCGCTGCGCGGGCGCGATCCTTTCGCCGATGCCGAGCGCGGCGATGAATTCCGCGCGATCGCGAGCTTGGTGTTCGACGCCGTGGTGTTGGGCCGCAGCGACGAGGACGCGCAATGA
- a CDS encoding SDR family NAD(P)-dependent oxidoreductase, whose product MKSPLVILGATGGIGRGVVRAALKAGWPVVAVARGNRELKALQAAYPGADLTTVAGSVASDAEGAKLARALRKLARPLGGVVAAVCGSNERGRLLDHPAAFLRRKLDEDLLPHLAAARHLLPLLAEGDRGGSYVLIGGPGSEHPWAGYGHRSIGAAALRMLARVLHDEARQMSVRVQLLAVDVPVRTEFNDCHACPEWPTALSIGQRAVALIEQAELRSEPPRAIVTYARAPGPLSLPPYAADLSDDIDREPARPAPSARAQPQPATQTPAPATVAPEPVPDPNAASAGSNSDSPADPKTQRCLQDARALLHAITATKTNQEPSPQ is encoded by the coding sequence ATGAAATCCCCCCTGGTGATCCTGGGCGCCACCGGCGGCATCGGCCGCGGCGTGGTCCGCGCCGCGCTCAAGGCCGGCTGGCCGGTGGTGGCCGTGGCCCGTGGCAACCGCGAGCTCAAGGCCCTGCAGGCCGCCTACCCGGGCGCCGACCTGACCACCGTGGCCGGTTCGGTGGCCAGCGACGCCGAAGGCGCCAAGCTCGCGCGCGCGCTGCGCAAGCTCGCCCGCCCGCTGGGCGGCGTGGTCGCGGCGGTGTGCGGCAGCAACGAGCGCGGCCGCCTGCTCGATCACCCGGCCGCGTTCCTGCGCCGCAAGCTCGACGAAGACCTGCTGCCGCACCTGGCCGCGGCCCGCCACCTGCTGCCGCTGCTGGCCGAAGGCGACCGCGGCGGCAGCTACGTGCTGATCGGCGGCCCCGGCAGCGAGCACCCCTGGGCCGGTTACGGCCACCGCTCGATCGGCGCCGCCGCGCTGCGCATGCTGGCGCGCGTGCTGCACGACGAGGCCCGGCAGATGTCGGTGCGGGTGCAGCTGCTCGCCGTCGACGTGCCGGTGCGCACCGAATTCAACGACTGCCATGCCTGCCCGGAATGGCCCACCGCGCTGTCGATCGGACAGCGCGCGGTGGCCCTGATCGAGCAGGCCGAACTTCGCAGCGAGCCGCCGCGCGCCATCGTGACGTATGCGCGCGCGCCGGGCCCCCTCTCGCTGCCCCCTTATGCGGCCGACCTGTCCGACGACATCGACCGCGAACCCGCAAGGCCCGCGCCGTCCGCGCGGGCCCAGCCGCAGCCAGCGACCCAGACACCGGCGCCAGCGACCGTTGCACCCGAACCCGTCCCGGACCCGAACGCCGCGAGCGCAGGCTCGAATTCGGATAGCCCGGCCGACCCCAAAACGCAACGCTGTCTGCAGGACGCCCGCGCGCTGCTGCACGCGATCACCGCTACCAAAACCAACCAGGAACCCTCCCCCCAATGA
- the recB gene encoding exodeoxyribonuclease V subunit beta translates to MSPHTGDLFDAPPPPAPVDDAYLSVPLQGLRLIEASAGTGKTYTLATLVARLVIERGLRMSQILAVTFTDAATQELRERLRKRMVLARDLIEGDPDAPVDNDGERASTRALIQARLQEESRDSLRARLRDAALDIDLAAVVTIHGFCARVLAEHALESGQPFLAPELIGSDRELREEVAVDLWRALGTDSATAELLQARWPAGPPALAADLGPLLRAPRLRPAPPVASPDPLPLLQQRAQALAEQCGRHGAQAFADLQAAMDAKVLNGQTWRAELPGALRQALQRWCALGDATAPIEPRIDRLTPQALAAKTNKGKQALTPASPLFAAVADYLDALAERQAWLAAQSLALVHRVREQAAARMAELKRLRRVQTYDDLIDGVARALEGPHAHALAARLRAQYAVALVDEFQDTDARQWAIFERVFGPTADDAGSSPMLFLIGDPKQAIYGFRGGDVHTYLAAAGRAEPAPALERNFRSRPRLLRAVQSLYDRAGDAAFVDARIRFLRVQPGGAVADTALLRNGRIAPALTLRQLPPPDDGRGKAQWGSPESREAATRACVAAIHAWLSDARDDRARIGERRVQAGDIAVLVRSHDEAARIQRALVAAGIPAVAAGRQSVYASEQAQELLALLESLLQPGDNARLRAALATVFLGLDAADIARMDADPAWQRDCQLRALEWRERWQRHGPLALVTELCAQQAPRLLALADGERRLTNLLQLGEALQEADAQALGLHGLVDWLRTRIAEADDNDETQQLRLESDARRVQILTLHKSKGLEFGLVFLPFAAIGRKPREGRLREYPDDEGRVLQLEGEHQDPQAPAWSEALRRAQQEEAAEDARLLYVGLTRARHALWLACGPLYLSAATPLAPMLDDPAALAAASEGEIALDAGPVEAWPAPLPPERAAAVPPARTQRRTLSRDWWVHSFTQLTREDGAGARASEERGAQDEPEPAPVPVPGEVLDVMELRFAGSRFGNAVHTALERCDFAAWRDWRRLLWVPEGEAPVLRQALHEQGYTDADIDTGGYDTLARLVGATLTAALPEGTRLADLPPSARRPEMEFHFALNDAASAELLALLHAHGTLRERRSFGARRRLDGLMTGKIDLVYTHEQRYYLLDYKTNRLPSYDPATVARAMDDSEYTLQALIYTLALHRWLRFRLGADYDYERHFGGVRYLFCRGLDPMRGGGEDGGGLYANTPPRALVEAMDALFGGAA, encoded by the coding sequence ATGAGCCCGCACACCGGCGACCTGTTCGACGCCCCGCCGCCGCCCGCGCCGGTCGACGACGCCTACCTGAGCGTGCCGCTGCAGGGCTTGCGCCTGATCGAGGCCAGCGCCGGCACCGGCAAGACCTACACTCTGGCCACCCTGGTCGCGCGGCTGGTGATCGAGCGCGGCCTGCGCATGAGCCAGATCCTGGCCGTGACGTTCACCGATGCGGCCACCCAGGAACTGCGCGAGCGTTTGCGCAAACGCATGGTGCTGGCCCGGGACCTGATCGAAGGCGACCCAGACGCACCGGTCGACAACGACGGCGAACGCGCTTCCACGCGCGCGTTGATCCAGGCCCGCCTGCAAGAAGAATCGCGCGACTCGCTGCGCGCGCGTCTGCGCGATGCCGCGCTCGACATCGACCTGGCCGCGGTGGTCACCATCCACGGCTTCTGCGCGCGCGTGCTCGCCGAGCACGCGCTGGAAAGCGGCCAGCCGTTCCTGGCGCCGGAACTGATCGGCAGCGATCGCGAGCTGCGCGAGGAAGTGGCGGTGGACCTGTGGCGCGCGCTGGGCACCGACAGCGCCACCGCCGAACTGCTGCAGGCGCGTTGGCCGGCCGGTCCGCCGGCGCTGGCCGCCGACCTGGGGCCGCTGTTGCGTGCGCCACGCCTGCGTCCCGCGCCGCCGGTTGCGTCGCCCGATCCGCTGCCGCTGCTGCAGCAGCGCGCGCAAGCGCTGGCCGAGCAATGCGGCCGTCACGGCGCGCAGGCCTTCGCCGACCTGCAAGCGGCGATGGACGCCAAGGTGCTCAACGGCCAGACCTGGCGCGCCGAACTGCCCGGCGCACTGCGCCAGGCGCTGCAGCGCTGGTGCGCGCTGGGCGACGCCACCGCGCCGATCGAACCGCGCATCGACCGGCTCACGCCGCAGGCGCTGGCGGCGAAAACCAACAAGGGCAAGCAGGCGCTCACGCCGGCCTCGCCGCTGTTCGCGGCGGTCGCCGACTACCTGGACGCGCTGGCCGAACGCCAGGCCTGGCTGGCCGCGCAAAGTCTGGCCCTGGTCCATCGCGTGCGCGAGCAGGCGGCCGCGCGCATGGCCGAACTCAAGCGCCTGCGCCGCGTGCAGACCTACGACGATCTGATCGACGGCGTGGCGCGCGCGCTGGAAGGCCCGCATGCGCACGCCCTGGCCGCGCGCCTGCGCGCGCAGTACGCGGTGGCGCTGGTGGACGAGTTCCAGGACACCGATGCGCGCCAGTGGGCGATCTTCGAGCGCGTGTTCGGACCGACCGCGGACGATGCGGGTTCCTCGCCGATGCTGTTCCTGATCGGCGATCCCAAGCAGGCCATCTACGGCTTCCGCGGCGGCGACGTGCACACCTACCTGGCCGCGGCCGGGCGCGCCGAACCGGCGCCCGCGCTGGAGCGCAACTTCCGTTCGCGGCCGCGCCTGCTGCGCGCGGTGCAGTCGCTGTACGACCGCGCCGGCGATGCCGCCTTCGTCGATGCGCGCATCCGCTTCCTGCGCGTACAGCCCGGCGGCGCGGTCGCCGACACCGCGCTGCTGCGCAACGGCCGGATCGCACCGGCGCTGACCCTGCGCCAGCTGCCGCCGCCCGACGACGGCCGCGGCAAGGCGCAGTGGGGTTCGCCGGAATCGCGCGAGGCCGCCACCCGCGCCTGCGTCGCGGCGATCCACGCCTGGCTCAGCGACGCGCGCGACGATCGCGCCCGGATCGGCGAACGGCGCGTGCAAGCCGGCGACATCGCCGTGCTGGTGCGCAGCCACGACGAGGCCGCGCGCATCCAGCGCGCCCTGGTCGCCGCCGGCATCCCCGCGGTCGCCGCCGGCCGGCAGAGCGTGTACGCCAGCGAACAGGCGCAGGAACTGCTCGCACTGCTGGAATCCTTGCTGCAGCCCGGCGACAACGCGCGCCTGCGCGCCGCGCTGGCCACCGTGTTCCTGGGTCTGGACGCGGCCGATATCGCGCGCATGGACGCCGACCCGGCCTGGCAGCGCGATTGCCAGCTGCGCGCGCTGGAATGGCGCGAACGCTGGCAGCGCCACGGCCCGCTGGCCCTGGTGACCGAGCTGTGCGCGCAGCAGGCGCCGCGCCTGCTCGCGCTGGCCGACGGCGAGCGCCGCCTGACCAACCTGTTGCAACTGGGCGAAGCGCTGCAAGAAGCCGACGCGCAGGCGCTGGGCCTGCACGGCCTGGTCGACTGGCTGCGCACGCGCATCGCCGAGGCCGACGACAACGACGAGACCCAGCAGCTGCGCCTGGAGTCGGACGCGCGCCGGGTGCAGATCCTGACCCTGCACAAGAGCAAGGGCCTGGAATTCGGCCTGGTGTTCCTGCCGTTCGCCGCTATCGGCCGCAAACCGCGCGAGGGCCGGCTGCGCGAATACCCCGACGACGAAGGTCGCGTGCTGCAGCTGGAAGGCGAGCACCAGGACCCGCAGGCGCCGGCCTGGAGCGAAGCCTTGCGCCGCGCGCAGCAGGAAGAAGCCGCCGAGGACGCGCGCCTGCTCTACGTCGGCCTGACCCGCGCGCGCCACGCACTGTGGCTGGCCTGCGGCCCGCTGTACCTGAGCGCGGCCACGCCGCTGGCGCCGATGCTGGACGATCCGGCGGCGCTGGCGGCGGCTTCCGAGGGCGAGATCGCGCTCGACGCCGGCCCGGTCGAAGCCTGGCCCGCGCCGCTGCCGCCCGAGCGCGCCGCCGCGGTGCCGCCGGCGCGCACGCAGCGCCGCACGCTGTCGCGCGACTGGTGGGTGCACAGCTTCACCCAGCTCACCCGCGAGGACGGTGCCGGCGCGCGCGCGTCGGAGGAGCGCGGCGCCCAGGACGAGCCCGAACCGGCGCCGGTGCCGGTGCCTGGCGAAGTGCTGGACGTGATGGAACTGCGCTTCGCCGGCAGCCGTTTCGGCAATGCCGTGCACACCGCGTTGGAGCGCTGCGACTTCGCCGCCTGGCGCGATTGGCGCCGCCTGCTGTGGGTGCCCGAGGGCGAGGCGCCGGTGCTGCGCCAGGCCTTGCACGAACAGGGCTACACCGACGCCGACATCGACACCGGCGGCTACGACACGCTGGCGCGCCTGGTCGGCGCCACCCTGACCGCGGCCCTGCCCGAAGGCACCCGCTTGGCCGACCTGCCGCCGTCGGCGCGACGGCCGGAAATGGAATTCCATTTCGCCCTCAACGACGCCGCCAGCGCCGAACTGCTGGCGCTGCTGCACGCGCACGGCACCCTGCGCGAACGCCGCAGCTTCGGTGCGCGCCGCCGCCTGGACGGCCTGATGACCGGCAAGATCGACCTGGTCTACACCCATGAACAGCGCTACTACCTGCTCGACTACAAGACCAACCGCCTGCCGTCCTACGACCCGGCCACGGTCGCGCGGGCGATGGACGACAGCGAATACACCTTGCAGGCGCTGATCTATACCCTGGCCCTGCACCGCTGGCTGCGCTTCCGCCTGGGCGCCGATTACGACTACGAGCGCCACTTCGGCGGCGTGCGCTACCTGTTCTGCCGCGGCCTGGATCCGATGCGCGGCGGCGGCGAGGACGGCGGCGGGCTGTATGCGAACACGCCGCCGCGCGCGTTGGTGGAGGCGATGGACGCCTTGTTCGGAGGCGCGGCATGA
- the recD gene encoding exodeoxyribonuclease V subunit alpha, translating to MSLTDNLLRRGRLRSVDHALAQSLRRLEPATPDLVLAGAALASRAIADGHAAFELAATGEEDTGLLVEPAQWLAALRASAWVAQPQDEAAADPQRPLVLERGLLYLRRYREYERRLAQRLRALAVQPPAAVDAPALAPVFARLFPQARDGDRQARAAALALARGLLLVTGGPGTGKTTTVARLLLLLIAQARQCGAAVPRIALAAPTGRAAERMAESLRAAAAQLRATPGIDPTLCDALPVEASTLHRLLGTVPDRAYFRHDAREPLPFDVIVVDEASMVDLPLMCKLAEAVADGARLILLGDRDQLPSVEAGDVLAAIVDAAGDDEAQPSAVADALRPLLGDSLPVRGDDASPLAGHRVQLQRGYRQADSLDLAPLAAAAREGDADTALALLREGGLRGVVFHEDSLDPLAGAGRDALLRDWRALADAHDPAQALALATRVRLLTALRDGAQGAAPLNARIEEALAGAHRPAYFHGRLLLITENSYRHGLFNGDIGVCLQGGDEEGPIAWFAGGGNGVRGYFPAALPAHTGAFAMTVHKAQGSEFDRVWLQLPRQDVRSLSRELVYTALTRARRELHLCASEAVLRAALSRHAMRVSGLAARLR from the coding sequence ATGAGCCTGACCGACAACCTGCTGCGGCGCGGCCGCCTGCGCAGCGTCGACCACGCGCTGGCGCAATCGCTGCGGCGCCTGGAGCCGGCCACGCCGGACCTGGTGCTGGCCGGGGCCGCACTGGCCTCGCGCGCGATCGCCGACGGCCACGCCGCGTTCGAACTGGCCGCGACCGGCGAAGAAGACACGGGGCTGCTGGTGGAGCCCGCGCAGTGGCTGGCCGCGCTGCGCGCCTCGGCTTGGGTCGCGCAGCCGCAGGACGAAGCCGCCGCCGATCCGCAGCGGCCGCTGGTGCTGGAACGCGGCCTGCTGTACCTGCGCCGCTACCGCGAGTACGAGCGCCGATTGGCGCAACGGCTGCGCGCGCTGGCCGTGCAACCGCCGGCGGCCGTCGACGCGCCCGCGCTGGCGCCGGTGTTCGCGCGTCTGTTCCCGCAGGCCCGCGACGGCGACCGCCAGGCGCGCGCAGCCGCGCTGGCGCTGGCGCGCGGCCTGCTGCTGGTCACCGGCGGCCCCGGCACCGGCAAGACCACCACGGTCGCGCGGCTGTTGCTGCTGCTGATCGCGCAGGCGCGCCAGTGCGGTGCGGCCGTGCCGCGCATCGCCCTGGCCGCGCCCACCGGCCGCGCCGCCGAGCGCATGGCCGAAAGCCTGCGCGCGGCCGCGGCGCAGCTGCGCGCCACGCCCGGCATCGACCCGACGCTGTGCGACGCGCTACCGGTGGAAGCCAGCACCCTGCACCGCCTGCTCGGCACCGTGCCCGACCGCGCCTACTTCCGTCACGACGCACGCGAACCACTGCCGTTCGACGTCATCGTGGTCGACGAGGCCTCGATGGTGGACCTGCCGCTGATGTGCAAGCTGGCCGAAGCCGTAGCGGACGGCGCGCGCCTGATCCTGCTCGGCGACCGCGACCAGCTGCCGTCGGTGGAAGCCGGCGACGTGCTCGCGGCGATCGTCGATGCCGCCGGCGACGACGAAGCGCAGCCGTCCGCGGTAGCCGATGCGCTGCGGCCCTTGCTGGGCGACAGCCTGCCCGTGCGCGGCGACGACGCCTCGCCGCTGGCCGGCCACCGCGTGCAGCTGCAGCGCGGCTACCGCCAGGCCGACAGTCTGGATCTGGCGCCGCTGGCCGCGGCCGCGCGCGAAGGCGACGCCGACACCGCGCTGGCCTTGCTGCGCGAGGGCGGCCTGCGCGGCGTGGTCTTCCATGAAGACAGCCTGGATCCGCTGGCCGGCGCCGGCCGCGACGCGCTGCTGCGCGACTGGCGCGCCCTGGCCGACGCGCACGATCCCGCGCAGGCCTTGGCCTTGGCCACGCGCGTGCGCCTGCTGACCGCGCTGCGCGACGGCGCGCAGGGCGCGGCGCCGTTGAACGCGCGGATCGAAGAGGCCTTGGCCGGCGCGCACCGGCCCGCCTACTTCCATGGCCGTCTGTTGCTGATCACCGAGAACAGCTACCGCCACGGCCTGTTCAACGGCGATATCGGCGTATGCCTGCAAGGCGGCGACGAAGAAGGCCCGATCGCCTGGTTCGCCGGCGGCGGCAACGGCGTGCGCGGTTACTTCCCCGCCGCGCTGCCGGCCCACACCGGCGCATTCGCGATGACGGTGCACAAGGCGCAGGGCTCGGAGTTCGACCGGGTGTGGCTGCAGCTGCCGCGCCAGGACGTGCGCAGCCTGTCGCGCGAGCTGGTGTACACCGCGCTGACCCGGGCGCGGCGTGAGTTGCACCTGTGCGCGAGCGAGGCGGTGCTGCGCGCGGCCTTGTCGCGGCACGCGATGCGGGTGTCCGGGCTGGCGGCGCGGTTGCGGTAG
- a CDS encoding LysR family transcriptional regulator, whose product MARDLNDTLIFVKVVEHGSFISAARALRLPKTTVSRKVQDLETRLGAQLLHRTTRKLGLTEAGNIYFEHCQRIARELDEAESAVGQLQGGPRGWLRFTAPYSVGITWIAPLLGEFHARHPEVRLEMLLSNEPLDIIDKEIDVALRVGDLPDSNLIARRLSVFRTQVYASPNYLERHGEPLHPDDLQHHRTLAMQKSRRNGTYVWTLSDGERSIDYRVDPVLVANDPGALKGALLCGEGLMLASDVTVKAYAEQGYVQRVLAGWTGPEMDFNAVFPRGQVQSPKVRAFVDFLVERLNFDADYMQVLCPDRQRFRKASEEASAAIAAELAKVAKQRPAKAMPEVEVEALVAGAQHRDSPDPELV is encoded by the coding sequence ATGGCTCGCGATCTCAACGACACCCTGATCTTCGTCAAGGTGGTCGAACACGGCAGTTTCATTTCCGCGGCGCGCGCGCTGCGGCTCCCCAAGACCACGGTCAGCCGCAAGGTGCAGGACCTGGAAACCCGGCTGGGCGCGCAGTTGCTCCACCGCACCACGCGCAAGCTGGGCCTGACCGAAGCCGGCAACATCTACTTCGAGCATTGCCAGCGCATCGCCCGCGAACTGGACGAGGCCGAAAGCGCGGTCGGCCAGCTGCAGGGCGGTCCGCGCGGCTGGCTGCGCTTCACCGCGCCGTATTCGGTCGGCATCACCTGGATCGCGCCGCTGCTGGGCGAGTTCCATGCGCGCCATCCCGAGGTGCGGCTGGAGATGCTGCTGTCCAACGAACCCTTGGACATCATCGACAAGGAAATCGACGTCGCCCTGCGCGTGGGCGATCTGCCCGACTCCAACCTGATCGCACGGCGCCTGTCGGTGTTCCGCACCCAGGTCTACGCCAGCCCCAACTACCTGGAGCGCCACGGCGAGCCGCTGCACCCGGACGACCTGCAGCACCACCGCACCCTGGCCATGCAGAAGTCGCGCCGCAACGGCACCTATGTGTGGACGCTCAGCGACGGCGAACGCAGCATCGACTACCGCGTGGACCCGGTGCTGGTGGCCAACGACCCCGGCGCGCTCAAGGGCGCGCTGCTGTGCGGCGAGGGCCTGATGCTGGCCAGCGACGTGACGGTCAAGGCCTATGCCGAGCAAGGCTACGTGCAGCGCGTGCTGGCCGGCTGGACCGGCCCGGAAATGGACTTCAACGCGGTGTTCCCGCGCGGCCAGGTGCAGTCGCCCAAGGTGCGGGCGTTCGTGGACTTCCTGGTCGAGCGGCTGAACTTCGACGCCGATTACATGCAGGTGCTGTGCCCGGACCGGCAGCGTTTCCGCAAGGCTTCGGAAGAGGCGTCGGCGGCGATCGCGGCGGAGTTGGCCAAGGTGGCCAAGCAGCGGCCGGCCAAGGCGATGCCGGAGGTGGAAGTGGAGGCCTTGGTGGCTGGGGCGCAGCATCGGGACAGTCCGGATCCGGAGCTGGTCTGA